From a region of the Gossypium raimondii isolate GPD5lz chromosome 10, ASM2569854v1, whole genome shotgun sequence genome:
- the LOC105775766 gene encoding F-box protein CPR1, giving the protein MQRPRFELPEALVMEILSKLPVKSLTRFNCVCKYWCSSFQTPHFISNNYHNNLENNNLNLLLSRCDGNTFQPYLSQLSNEKDQNYIVKQNIHLPFFEDDSPSVYGACHGLLCLFDSSKDKAAIWNPSTREFKILPPSSIQRPPYFSPFEETYLTLDDVSFNDAAFGFDSKTDDYKFIRFVTLTFVNSEEEYAHPDFIYQVELYSLRSNSWKEIPYPDYNPNGKTLGNNYVDGICYWKTETGAYLDFRGLILSFDMRNDKFSVLPIPEFVGSFPEYYVDLLVFNGSLGAIVYPLQRIDTSFDLWVTSEGVWTKQFNIKSIPGVVHPLGFGKNGDLFLRDANDEVLVFDASTQELKELEINTYLDHHRFAISLHTYLESLVHINGIQEVEKYVIRQPTRNASNEY; this is encoded by the coding sequence ATGCAGAGGCCAAGATTTGAATTGCCAGAAGCTTTGGTTATGGAAATTCTATCAAAGCTTCCAGTTAAATCCCTTACTCGTTTCAACTGTGTTTGTAAGTATTGGTGTTCTTCTTTTCAAACTCCTCATTTCATTTCCAATAATTATCACAACAACCTTGAAAACAACAACCTTAATCTACTTCTTAGTCGCTGTGATGGTAACACCTTCCAACCTTATTTATCTCAACTTTCAAATGAAAAAGATCAAAATTATATAGTAAAACAAAACATTCACTTGCCCTTTTTTGAGGATGATAGCCCCTCTGTTTATggtgcatgtcatggattattgtGTTTATTTGATTCTTCAAAGGATAAGGCTGCCATTTGGAACCCATCAACAAGAGAGTTTAAAATCCTTCCACCATCTTCAATCCAACGCCCTCCATATTTTTCCCCATTCGAAGAAACCTACCTTACTTTAGATGACGTTTCTTTTAACGACGCTGCTTTTGGGTTTGATTCTAAAACTGATGACTACAAATTCATACGATTTGTTACTCTTACTTTTGTTAATAGTGAAGAAGAATATGCACATCCTGATTTTATATACCAAGTTGAGTTGTATTCTCTTAGAAGTAATTCCTGGAAGGAAATTCCATATCCTGATTATAATCCAAATGGAAAAACTTTGGGAAATAATTATGTAGACGGAATTTGCTATTGGAAAACAGAGACAGGGGCATATCTTGATTTTAGAGGACTAATTCTTTCATTTGACATGAGGAATGACAAGTTCTCAGTTTTACCTATCCCAGAATTCGTTGGGTCTTTCCCAGAATACTATGTTGATCTATTGGTGTTTAATGGATCACTTGGTGCTATTGTTTACCCATTGCAAAGAATTGACACGTCTTTTGATTTATGGGTTACAAGTGAAGGAGTGtggactaaacaattcaatattaaatCCATTCCTGGAGTTGTACACCCATTAGGATTTGGAAAAAATGGTGACTTGTTTCTTAGAGACGCAAATGATGAAGTACTCGTATTTGACGCCTCCACCCAAGAGCTTAAGGAGCTTGAGATTAATACTTATCTAGATCATCATCGGTTCGCCATCTCTCTTCATACTTATTTAGAGAGCCTGGTTCATATCAATGGAATACAAGAGGTTGAGAAATATGTAATACGTCAACCAACGAGAAATGCATCAAATGAATACTGA
- the LOC105775769 gene encoding protein SHOOT GRAVITROPISM 6, whose amino-acid sequence MKFCKLLFLLLLPSLGGGKVGKRAVEHGYSSVLAALVLQLGSYHGLATSGRHEPLRALLTAFKAFCECVGDLGMGKILARDSEHNEKWINLIGDLADCISMKRPKEPCFQ is encoded by the exons ATGAAATTCTGCAAGCTGCTATTTTTGCTCTTACTTCCTTCTTTAG GTGGAGGTAAAGTTGGAAAGCGAGCTGTTGAACATGGTTACTCTTCAGTTCTTGCTGCACTTGTACTGCAACTTGGCAGTTATCATGGTCTGGCTACCTCTGGTCGACATGAACCACTACG TGCACTTTTAACTGCATTTAAGGCATTTTGTGAATGTGTTGGAGATCTTGGAATGGGCAAG ATTTTGGCTAGAGACAGTGAGCATAATGAAAAGTGGATTAATCTTATTGGAGATTTAGCTGATTGCATTTCCATGAAGAGACCAAAAGAG CCATGCTTCCAATAA